A genomic stretch from Falco naumanni isolate bFalNau1 chromosome 4, bFalNau1.pat, whole genome shotgun sequence includes:
- the LOC121087968 gene encoding protein BTG1-like — translation MRTEISTAAAFVTRLLRAAGGIGEEQLRCFRECLQEALREHYKHHWFPLVPSKGSGYRCIRINHKMDPLIGKAAGMIGLSHERLFQLLPSELTLWVDPFEVSYRIGEDGSICVLYEGAQPGGKASKPLEGRTSCTEQWRTGRASPSKNYNMMTVSS, via the exons ATGAGGACCGAGATCTCCACGGCGGCGGCGTTCGTCACCCGCCTCCTGCGGGCCGCCGGCGGTATCGGCGAGGAGCAGCTGCGGTGCTTCCGGGAGTGCCTGCAGGAGGCGCTGCGCG AGCACTACAAGCACCACTGGTTCCCCCTGGTGCCCTCCAAGGGCTCCGGGTACCGGTGCATACGGATCAACCATAAGATGGACCCCTTGATAGGAAAGGCGGCGGGGATGATCGGACTGAGCCACGAGAGACTCTTCCAGCTCTTGCCTAGCGAATTAACTCTTTGGGTCGACCCCTTCGAAGTGTCCTACCGCATAGGCGAAGACGGGTCCATCTGCGTCCTCTACGAAGGTGCCCAGCCCGGGGGGAAGGCGAGCAAACCGCTGGAGGGCAGGACCAGCTGCACGGAGCAGTGGCGAACTGGCAGGGCCAGCCCTTCCAAGAATTACAACATGATGACAGTTTCTAGTTAA